Proteins encoded within one genomic window of uncultured Sphingopyxis sp.:
- a CDS encoding TonB-dependent hemoglobin/transferrin/lactoferrin family receptor: protein MTSQSLPSVSRLAAGSALGLALAATAAPAFAQDNDGEYWLARKNQIVVTATRTAVRAEDLPVTVSVKSDEQIADELVTDIRDLVRFEPGVSVQRQPARFGAALGATGRAGNDSFNIRGIGGNRVLIQVDGVRVPDGFSFGAQAAGRGDYVDLGLIKSVEILRGPSSALYGSDGLAGAVSFITADPADFIQPGKTVGGLLRAGYSSADEEYSETAILAGRSGDWSLMAAYTRRDWQELDNKGDVGGTGTLRTEPNPQDGRSNAALARIVYDPANGHKLRLTGEYLDTHLYTNGLTGLSASVERLEGWDSGERKRVSLDWSWEGEGAIDFARVALYWQDGEDNQYTEEDRTPAVDRTRLNTFENRVIGAAADARADFATGAVAHRLVFGGDISKTRQRGLRDGTVPPFGEVFPTRAFPSTDFTRAGLFAGDEISIADGRLILYPALRFDWYDLSPDDDPLLPAFSGAGQGGSRLSPKFGALWKITDTVRLFANYATGFKAPEPGQVNQFFENLAFGYTSAPNPDLGPERSESFEGGIRFSSDHVSLDVTAFSARYKDFISQEVVSGSFTPADPAVYQFVNLDRARVKGAEARFEGRASSGLYTTLALSYAKGSEILPDGTRVPLSTIDPLKLVAGVGYREPAGRFGGQLIMTHSARKEASRTEGLCTPECYRPDGFTILDATAFVRIVEGLTLRAGVFNILDEKYAWWSDVRGLASTSTVTDAYTQPGRNVSASLSFRF from the coding sequence TTGACCAGCCAGAGTTTGCCGTCCGTCAGCCGCCTCGCCGCCGGCAGCGCGCTGGGCCTTGCGCTCGCCGCGACCGCTGCGCCGGCCTTTGCGCAGGACAATGACGGCGAATATTGGCTGGCACGCAAGAACCAGATCGTCGTGACCGCGACGCGCACCGCGGTGCGGGCCGAGGACCTGCCCGTCACCGTCAGCGTCAAGAGCGACGAGCAGATCGCCGACGAGCTCGTCACCGACATCCGCGACCTCGTGCGCTTCGAACCGGGCGTCAGCGTCCAGCGCCAGCCCGCGCGCTTCGGCGCCGCGCTGGGCGCGACCGGGCGCGCGGGTAACGACAGCTTCAACATTCGCGGCATCGGCGGCAACCGCGTGCTGATCCAGGTCGACGGGGTGCGCGTTCCCGACGGTTTCAGCTTCGGCGCGCAGGCGGCGGGCCGCGGCGACTATGTCGACCTCGGCCTCATCAAGTCGGTCGAAATCCTGCGCGGCCCTTCGTCGGCGCTCTATGGCAGCGACGGGCTCGCGGGCGCGGTCAGTTTCATCACCGCCGACCCCGCCGATTTCATCCAGCCGGGCAAGACTGTCGGCGGCCTCCTCCGCGCCGGCTACAGCAGCGCCGACGAGGAGTATAGCGAGACCGCGATCCTCGCTGGGCGCAGCGGCGACTGGTCGCTGATGGCCGCCTATACGCGCCGCGACTGGCAGGAACTCGACAACAAGGGCGACGTCGGCGGCACCGGCACGCTGCGCACCGAACCCAATCCGCAGGACGGCCGTTCGAACGCCGCGCTCGCCCGCATCGTCTATGATCCGGCGAACGGTCACAAGCTGCGCCTGACCGGCGAATATCTCGACACGCATCTTTACACGAACGGGCTCACCGGCCTCAGCGCGTCGGTCGAACGGCTCGAAGGCTGGGACAGCGGCGAACGCAAGCGCGTCTCGCTCGACTGGAGCTGGGAGGGCGAGGGCGCGATCGATTTCGCGCGCGTCGCGCTTTACTGGCAGGACGGCGAGGACAATCAATATACCGAAGAGGATCGCACCCCCGCGGTCGACCGCACGCGCCTCAACACCTTCGAGAACCGCGTCATCGGCGCCGCCGCCGACGCGCGCGCCGACTTTGCGACCGGGGCGGTCGCCCACCGCCTCGTCTTCGGCGGCGACATCAGCAAGACGCGCCAGCGGGGCCTGCGCGACGGCACCGTCCCGCCCTTCGGCGAAGTCTTTCCGACGCGCGCCTTCCCGAGCACCGACTTCACCCGCGCGGGCCTGTTCGCGGGCGACGAGATCAGCATCGCCGACGGCCGGCTGATCCTTTATCCGGCGCTGCGCTTCGACTGGTACGACCTGTCGCCCGACGACGACCCGCTGCTCCCCGCCTTCAGCGGCGCCGGGCAGGGCGGTTCGCGTCTGTCGCCCAAGTTCGGCGCGCTGTGGAAGATCACCGACACGGTGCGGCTGTTCGCCAATTATGCGACGGGTTTCAAGGCGCCCGAGCCGGGGCAGGTCAACCAGTTCTTCGAAAATCTCGCCTTCGGCTACACCTCGGCGCCGAACCCCGACCTCGGCCCCGAACGCAGCGAAAGCTTCGAGGGCGGCATCCGCTTTTCCAGCGATCATGTCAGCCTCGACGTCACCGCCTTTTCGGCGCGCTACAAGGATTTCATCAGTCAGGAAGTGGTGAGCGGCAGCTTCACGCCCGCCGATCCCGCCGTCTATCAATTCGTGAATCTCGACCGCGCCCGGGTCAAAGGCGCCGAAGCGCGGTTCGAGGGGCGAGCGTCGTCCGGCCTGTATACGACGCTCGCCCTATCCTATGCGAAGGGCAGTGAGATATTGCCCGACGGCACGCGCGTGCCGCTGTCGACGATCGACCCGCTCAAGCTCGTCGCGGGCGTCGGCTACCGCGAGCCCGCGGGGCGGTTCGGCGGCCAGCTGATCATGACGCACAGCGCGCGCAAGGAGGCATCGCGGACCGAAGGGCTTTGCACGCCCGAATGCTACCGCCCCGACGGCTTCACCATCCTCGACGCGACCGCCTTCGTGCGGATCGTGGAGGGGCTGACGCTCCGCGCCGGGGTCTTCAACATCCTCGACGAAAAATATGCGTGGTGGAGCGATGTGCGCGGGCTCGCGTCCACCTCGACCGTCACTGACGCCTATACCCAGCCCGGCCGCAACGTGAGCGCCTCGCTGAGCTTCCGCTTCTAG
- a CDS encoding DUF6607 family protein has product MKHYRKFAAGLLLLTAALPVTASAHPPIAAEEAAAHFEQDRADILAMAGNYRVSFNMQESTRWDPDYEVLEPKRSGGNEVVRVIEDTGRKIVLQHMLVITGDDDKSFVIKHWRQDWEYEPAKILAYSDRNIWAWEDVPERMRTGRWSQTVYQVDDSPRYAGWGQFETQGGIRRWRSSWTWRPLARRDAVRNPVYDRYLSINRHQPSPDGWIHWQDNTKMGTKDGKLVPIVQEYVLNTYIKYDQYDVKAADDYWAATKEYWAAVRAEWDRVAAAKGGIAIEEKAETGTVISGRLLEMADEVQEKKLTTAKAIAEAKKLIEANTRKL; this is encoded by the coding sequence ATGAAACATTATCGCAAGTTCGCCGCCGGTCTGTTGCTGCTCACCGCCGCGCTGCCCGTCACCGCATCGGCGCACCCGCCGATCGCCGCCGAGGAGGCCGCCGCCCATTTCGAGCAGGACCGCGCCGACATCCTCGCGATGGCGGGCAATTACCGCGTCAGCTTCAACATGCAGGAATCGACGCGCTGGGATCCCGATTACGAGGTGCTCGAACCCAAAAGGTCGGGCGGCAACGAGGTCGTGCGCGTGATCGAGGACACGGGGCGCAAGATCGTATTGCAGCACATGCTCGTCATCACCGGCGACGACGACAAGAGCTTCGTCATCAAGCATTGGCGGCAGGATTGGGAATATGAGCCCGCGAAGATTCTCGCCTATTCGGATCGCAACATCTGGGCGTGGGAAGACGTCCCCGAACGGATGCGCACCGGCCGCTGGTCGCAGACCGTCTATCAGGTCGACGACAGCCCGCGCTACGCCGGCTGGGGTCAGTTCGAAACGCAGGGCGGCATCCGCCGCTGGCGCTCGAGCTGGACCTGGCGCCCCCTCGCGCGCCGCGACGCGGTGCGGAATCCGGTCTATGACCGCTATCTCTCGATCAACCGCCACCAACCCTCGCCTGACGGCTGGATCCACTGGCAGGACAATACCAAGATGGGGACGAAGGACGGCAAGCTGGTGCCGATCGTCCAGGAATATGTCCTCAACACCTATATCAAATACGACCAGTATGACGTGAAAGCGGCCGACGATTATTGGGCCGCGACCAAGGAATATTGGGCCGCGGTGCGCGCCGAATGGGACCGGGTGGCGGCGGCCAAGGGCGGCATCGCGATCGAGGAAAAGGCCGAGACCGGCACCGTGATCAGCGGCCGCCTGCTCGAAATGGCCGACGAGGTTCAGGAAAAGAAGCTGACCACCGCCAAGGCGATCGCCGAGGCGAAGAAGCTGATCGAAGCGAACACGCGCAAGCTGTGA
- a CDS encoding DoxX family protein, which translates to MKFLGGFSEQAYALLRIVAGLLFLAHGVQKFFNFPVAFPMPLNPMLHAAGIIELVAGGLIVIGLFTRPAAFVASGMAAVGYWMMHGSKGLYPIVNGGETIALYCFIFLFIATRGAGIWSVDGAKK; encoded by the coding sequence ATGAAGTTTCTGGGTGGTTTCAGCGAACAGGCCTATGCGCTGCTGCGCATCGTCGCGGGACTGCTGTTCCTCGCGCATGGCGTGCAGAAATTCTTCAATTTCCCGGTCGCCTTCCCGATGCCATTGAACCCGATGCTCCATGCCGCCGGGATCATAGAACTCGTCGCGGGCGGCCTGATCGTCATCGGCCTGTTCACGCGCCCCGCGGCCTTTGTCGCGAGCGGCATGGCGGCTGTCGGTTATTGGATGATGCACGGAAGCAAGGGGCTGTACCCGATCGTCAATGGCGGCGAAACGATCGCGCTCTATTGCTTCATCTTCCTGTTCATCGCGACGCGCGGCGCGGGGATATGGAGTGTTGACGGCGCAAAGAAATAG
- a CDS encoding carboxymuconolactone decarboxylase family protein has product MSKVTDPYAAAPQVMKQWMAASIAAQNSLDPSLAELVKIRSSILNGCANCINMHTVEARAKGESEQRIYLLAAWHEAPVFTPRERAALAWTDALTRLSEEHTRKAAKEELEAHFTPEEQVNLTVMINVINGWNRIAVGFGLWYENGVPKAA; this is encoded by the coding sequence ATGTCCAAGGTTACCGACCCCTATGCCGCCGCCCCGCAGGTGATGAAGCAGTGGATGGCGGCTTCGATCGCCGCGCAAAACAGCCTCGATCCGAGCCTGGCCGAACTGGTGAAAATCCGCTCGTCGATCCTCAACGGCTGCGCCAACTGCATCAACATGCACACGGTCGAGGCCCGCGCGAAGGGCGAGAGCGAACAACGCATCTATCTGCTCGCGGCGTGGCACGAAGCCCCGGTCTTCACGCCCCGCGAACGCGCCGCGCTGGCGTGGACCGACGCCTTGACCCGCCTTTCGGAAGAGCACACACGCAAAGCGGCCAAGGAAGAGCTCGAAGCGCATTTCACGCCGGAGGAACAGGTGAACCTGACCGTGATGATCAATGTGATCAATGGCTGGAACCGCATCGCGGTCGGCTTCGGCCTCTGGTACGAAAACGGCGTGCCGAAGGCGGCCTGA
- a CDS encoding sigma-70 family RNA polymerase sigma factor — protein sequence MTPGGIRSAVDAAEAAASFDPLRPLLTRVAYRMLGSVADAEDVVQDAYIRWLGTDRGAVREPAAFLRRTVTRLCLDQIKSARSTRETYIGPWLPDPLVEEEEADDVTLPLMLALERLSPLERAAFLLHDVFGVGFDEVAKTIDRDPAAARQLAARARTHVRDARPRYKLEKEKGLEIANAFFAASRSGDMGALGALLAADVGMWTDGGGKRPAAMEPVLGYDIVLKLHRSLAVLFGKYGSSLVHTGMINGLPGFVTREADGELQTTALEIEDGKVTGIYVMRNPDKLRHVH from the coding sequence ATGACGCCGGGCGGCATCCGGAGCGCGGTCGATGCGGCGGAGGCGGCGGCGAGTTTCGACCCGCTGCGTCCGCTGCTCACCCGCGTCGCCTATCGCATGCTCGGCTCGGTCGCCGATGCCGAGGATGTGGTGCAGGACGCCTATATCCGCTGGCTCGGCACCGACCGCGGCGCGGTGCGCGAGCCCGCGGCCTTTCTCCGCCGCACCGTGACGCGGCTCTGCCTCGACCAGATCAAGTCGGCGCGGAGCACCCGCGAGACCTATATCGGCCCCTGGCTGCCCGATCCGCTGGTCGAGGAAGAGGAAGCGGACGATGTCACCCTGCCGCTGATGCTCGCGCTCGAACGGCTCTCCCCGCTCGAACGCGCCGCCTTCCTGCTCCACGACGTCTTCGGCGTCGGGTTCGATGAGGTCGCGAAGACGATCGACCGCGATCCCGCCGCGGCGCGCCAGCTCGCGGCGCGCGCCCGCACCCACGTCCGCGACGCGCGCCCGCGCTACAAGCTCGAGAAGGAAAAGGGGCTGGAGATCGCCAACGCCTTTTTCGCCGCGTCGCGCAGCGGTGACATGGGCGCGCTCGGCGCGCTGCTCGCGGCCGACGTCGGCATGTGGACCGATGGCGGCGGCAAGCGCCCGGCGGCGATGGAGCCGGTGCTCGGTTACGATATTGTGCTCAAGCTGCACCGCAGCCTCGCGGTCCTGTTCGGCAAATATGGATCGAGCCTCGTCCACACCGGCATGATCAACGGCCTGCCGGGCTTCGTCACGCGCGAAGCCGACGGTGAGTTGCAGACCACCGCGCTCGAGATCGAGGACGGCAAGGTCACCGGCATCTATGTGATGCGCAATCCCGACAAGCTGCGGCACGTGCATTGA
- the ybeY gene encoding rRNA maturation RNase YbeY, with protein sequence MLSVETHAATPWPDAVDWDARAAEAAAAALALTPFAALADAAPLVEIAIRLTDDAEVQTLNRDFRGKDKPTNVLSFPQVQDDLLEGLANSDDGEILLGDIVLARETCAREAEEKGVSLADHATHLIVHGMLHLVGYDHMDDPSAAAMEALEVKALASLGIANPYADRD encoded by the coding sequence ATGCTGAGCGTCGAAACGCACGCCGCGACCCCGTGGCCCGACGCCGTCGACTGGGACGCCCGCGCCGCGGAGGCGGCCGCGGCGGCGCTGGCGCTGACGCCCTTCGCCGCGCTTGCCGACGCCGCGCCGCTGGTCGAAATCGCGATCCGTCTGACCGACGATGCCGAGGTGCAGACGCTCAACCGCGACTTTCGCGGCAAGGACAAGCCGACCAACGTCCTGTCCTTCCCGCAGGTTCAGGACGATCTGCTCGAAGGGCTCGCGAACAGCGACGACGGAGAAATCCTGCTCGGCGACATCGTGCTCGCACGCGAAACCTGCGCGCGCGAGGCGGAGGAGAAGGGGGTTTCCCTCGCCGATCATGCGACGCACCTGATCGTCCACGGCATGCTTCACCTCGTCGGATACGACCATATGGACGACCCCTCGGCGGCGGCGATGGAGGCGCTCGAAGTGAAAGCCCTTGCATCGCTGGGCATCGCCAATCCATATGCGGATCGGGACTAA
- a CDS encoding hemolysin family protein gives MPDDQGSSNRSEEDSSRSGLLSGLKNLLFGGDKEPSLREQIEEVIDEAEEEGEDRRGSNIVGDLSPIERKMLRNLLHFGEQTVDDVAVPRADIIAIPESAPFAEVVALFVEAGHSRLPVYRENLDEVVGMIHVKDVFAVLAEGRPPPPLLDLIRQPLYVPQSMGVLDLLAEMRAKRTHLAIVIDEYSGTEGLLTIEDLVEEIVGEIEDEHDDEPEPLIVAGEHGCWDADARAELDDVGEAIDPRLAEVDEDVDTLGGLAAVLAGHVPEVGEILLHPSGWRIEVTEADERRVHRLRLHPPVEVDLEAPSERTEEF, from the coding sequence ATGCCCGACGACCAGGGATCTTCGAACCGATCGGAAGAGGACAGTAGCAGGTCCGGGCTGCTGTCCGGACTGAAAAACCTGTTGTTCGGCGGCGACAAGGAACCGTCGCTGCGCGAACAGATCGAAGAGGTCATCGACGAGGCCGAGGAAGAGGGCGAGGACCGGCGCGGCAGCAACATCGTCGGCGACCTGTCGCCGATCGAGCGCAAGATGCTGCGCAACCTCCTCCACTTCGGTGAACAGACCGTCGATGATGTCGCGGTGCCGCGCGCCGACATCATCGCCATTCCCGAAAGCGCGCCCTTTGCGGAGGTCGTCGCGCTTTTTGTCGAAGCGGGGCACAGCCGCCTGCCGGTCTATCGCGAAAATCTCGACGAGGTCGTCGGCATGATTCACGTCAAGGACGTGTTCGCCGTGCTTGCCGAGGGGCGCCCGCCGCCGCCGCTGCTCGACCTGATCCGCCAGCCGCTCTATGTCCCGCAGTCGATGGGCGTGCTCGACCTGCTCGCCGAAATGCGCGCCAAGCGTACCCACCTCGCCATCGTCATCGACGAATATTCGGGCACCGAAGGCCTGCTGACGATCGAGGATCTGGTCGAGGAGATCGTCGGCGAGATCGAGGACGAGCATGACGACGAGCCCGAACCGCTGATCGTCGCGGGCGAGCATGGCTGCTGGGACGCCGATGCGCGCGCCGAGCTCGACGACGTCGGCGAGGCGATCGACCCCCGCCTCGCCGAAGTCGACGAGGATGTCGATACATTGGGCGGGCTTGCCGCGGTGCTCGCGGGGCATGTTCCCGAGGTCGGCGAGATCCTCCTCCACCCGAGCGGCTGGCGGATCGAGGTGACCGAGGCCGACGAGCGCCGCGTCCACCGCCTGCGCCTCCACCCGCCGGTCGAAGTCGATCTGGAGGCGCCGTCGGAACGGACCGAGGAGTTCTGA
- a CDS encoding glycosyltransferase family 1 protein — translation MEVSDLRIALFSGNYNMTTDGANKALNRLVGFLLAHGAAVRVYSPTVADPDFAPTGDLVSVPSMAIPGRSEYRIPLSFSSRVREDITAFAPNIVHISSPDRVSRQAAAWARRRRLPVACSVHTRFETYFRYYNLSFLEPVVVAWLRKLYRKCDALIAPSESFAQVLRDQRMNYDIGIWTRGVEQGVFNPGRRDMTWRRALGIGDDGPAIAFLGRLVMEKGLDVFADAIDLLQRRGVPHKVVVIGEGPARDWFESRLPDASFVGFQGGEDLARALASCDIFFNPSVTETFGNVTLEAMACGLPVVAARATGSASIVKHGQTGYLVAPGSITGFADHLQQYCRDPALRAEHGAAAVLESGAYQWDAINQAVADTYIRLIRQKQRRS, via the coding sequence ATGGAAGTTTCCGACCTTCGCATCGCCCTGTTCAGCGGCAATTACAACATGACCACCGATGGTGCGAACAAGGCGCTGAATCGCCTCGTCGGCTTTCTGCTGGCGCATGGCGCGGCGGTCCGCGTCTATTCGCCGACCGTCGCCGACCCCGATTTCGCGCCGACCGGCGATCTTGTCAGCGTGCCGTCGATGGCGATCCCGGGACGCAGCGAATATCGCATTCCCTTGAGCTTCTCGTCGCGCGTCCGCGAGGACATCACCGCCTTCGCGCCCAACATCGTCCATATCTCCAGCCCCGACCGCGTGTCGCGGCAGGCGGCGGCGTGGGCGCGGCGGCGGCGGTTGCCGGTCGCCTGCTCGGTCCACACGCGCTTCGAAACCTATTTCCGCTATTATAATCTCTCCTTCCTCGAACCCGTCGTCGTCGCCTGGCTGCGCAAGCTTTACCGCAAGTGCGACGCGCTGATCGCGCCGTCCGAAAGCTTCGCGCAGGTGCTGCGCGACCAGCGGATGAACTACGACATCGGCATCTGGACGCGCGGGGTCGAGCAAGGAGTGTTCAACCCCGGCCGGCGCGACATGACGTGGCGCCGCGCGCTGGGCATCGGCGATGACGGGCCCGCGATCGCCTTTCTCGGCCGGCTGGTGATGGAAAAGGGGCTCGACGTCTTCGCCGACGCGATCGACCTGCTCCAGCGGCGCGGCGTGCCGCACAAGGTCGTCGTGATCGGCGAGGGGCCGGCGCGCGACTGGTTCGAATCGCGGCTCCCCGACGCTAGTTTCGTCGGCTTCCAGGGTGGCGAGGACCTCGCCCGCGCGCTTGCTTCGTGCGACATCTTCTTCAACCCTTCGGTCACCGAAACCTTCGGCAATGTGACGTTGGAAGCCATGGCGTGCGGGCTGCCCGTCGTCGCCGCGCGCGCCACCGGCAGCGCGAGCATCGTCAAGCACGGCCAGACGGGCTATCTCGTCGCACCCGGATCGATCACCGGCTTTGCCGACCATCTCCAGCAATATTGCCGCGACCCCGCGCTGCGCGCCGAACATGGCGCGGCGGCGGTGCTCGAAAGCGGCGCCTATCAATGGGATGCGATCAACCAGGCGGTCGCCGACACCTATATCCGCCTGATCCGCCAGAAACAGCGGCGATCCTGA
- a CDS encoding replication-associated recombination protein A: MAGDLFGEEIPAAQRGGATGPVPLAERLRPRTLADVVGQEHLTGPEGAIGRMVAAGQLSSIILWGPPGTGKTTIARLLAEAVSMRFAPLSAVFSGVADLRQAFADAEKMAAAGKRTLLFVDEIHRFNRAQQDGFLPYVERGTVVLVGATTENPSFALNAALLSRAQVLVLNRLGEEALGTLIERAEAELGQRLPVTGAARAALIASADGDGRFLLNQVETLFSVTIEEPLGPDELAQFLHRRMPVYDKDRDGHYNLISALHKALRGSDPQAALYWLARMLVAGEEPLYVLRRLTRFASEDIGLADPQALVQCLAAKDAYQFLGSPEGELAIVQACLYLATAPKSNAAYAAQKAAWAAARETGSLAPPANILNAPTKLMKDLGYGAGYSYDHDAPDGFSGDNYWPDGMAPAAFYRPVDRGFEKRIAERLAWWDERRRAKS, from the coding sequence ATGGCCGGAGATCTGTTCGGCGAGGAAATACCCGCGGCGCAGCGGGGCGGCGCGACCGGCCCGGTGCCGCTCGCCGAGCGGCTGCGCCCGCGCACGCTCGCCGACGTCGTCGGGCAGGAGCATTTGACCGGCCCCGAGGGCGCGATCGGCCGCATGGTCGCCGCCGGGCAATTGTCGTCGATCATCCTCTGGGGACCGCCGGGCACCGGCAAGACGACGATCGCGCGGCTGCTCGCGGAGGCGGTCTCCATGCGCTTCGCGCCGCTGTCGGCGGTCTTCTCGGGCGTCGCCGACCTCAGGCAAGCCTTCGCCGATGCCGAAAAGATGGCGGCGGCGGGCAAGCGCACCCTGCTCTTCGTCGACGAGATTCACCGCTTCAACCGCGCGCAGCAGGACGGCTTCCTGCCCTATGTCGAGCGCGGCACCGTCGTCCTCGTCGGCGCGACGACCGAGAATCCCAGCTTCGCGCTGAATGCCGCGCTTTTGAGCCGCGCGCAGGTGCTCGTTCTCAACCGGCTCGGCGAGGAGGCGCTCGGCACGCTGATCGAGCGCGCCGAGGCCGAGCTGGGCCAGCGCCTGCCGGTGACCGGCGCGGCGCGCGCGGCGCTGATCGCCAGCGCCGACGGCGACGGACGCTTCCTGCTCAACCAGGTCGAGACGCTGTTTTCGGTGACGATCGAGGAGCCGCTGGGCCCGGACGAACTCGCGCAGTTTCTCCACCGCCGGATGCCGGTCTACGACAAGGATCGCGACGGCCATTACAATCTGATCTCGGCGCTCCACAAGGCGCTGCGCGGCTCGGACCCGCAGGCGGCGCTCTACTGGCTCGCGCGGATGCTCGTCGCGGGCGAGGAGCCGCTCTACGTCCTGCGGCGACTCACCCGCTTCGCGAGCGAGGACATCGGCCTCGCCGACCCGCAGGCGCTGGTGCAATGCCTCGCGGCGAAGGACGCCTATCAGTTCCTCGGTTCGCCCGAGGGCGAGCTCGCGATCGTGCAGGCCTGCCTCTATCTCGCCACCGCGCCCAAATCGAACGCCGCCTATGCCGCGCAGAAGGCGGCGTGGGCCGCGGCGCGCGAGACCGGTAGCCTCGCGCCGCCCGCGAACATCCTCAACGCCCCGACCAAGCTGATGAAAGATCTGGGTTATGGCGCGGGCTACAGCTACGACCATGACGCGCCCGACGGCTTTTCGGGCGACAATTACTGGCCCGACGGCATGGCCCCCGCCGCCTTCTACCGCCCCGTCGATCGCGGCTTCGAAAAGCGCATCGCCGAACGCCTCGCCTGGTGGGATGAAAGGCGCCGCGCCAAGAGCTGA
- a CDS encoding serine hydrolase — MLRLFAAALLAGAAPAAAQAPQPDAELARAWAAGYRAAFTCSSLWNGAGKPVEAIERDELTNIYPEIEADVRALRADVDEEAKRVSVRYRDGMPPRIAVWTGREGCVTLPIGARPAETAGAVERRPDLDAQPWPMGDKGARWPVKGQTKFEQATADMARFGGRTSSLLIVKNGRIALERYWGGHDMHTAQRTFSVAKSIAVTLIGNAVLKGQIDVTKPAMIAEWRTPGDPRAAITTEQLMRMASGLTSDTAGNRTDAIYMGGASVRQWTTQWPLLNPPNTRYRYANNDTLLATLSLRAALEKAGTPLDPAAFFDRLGMTRTFAEHDKDGDYILSSQVWTSARDLARLGLLYQNDGMWRGERLLPAGWRRFVTTPSGPQPDGPFGYGAGFWLLAKSEGVPADAFGGFGNRGQYVVVIPSRALVIVRQGYDDAKTLLDIAKLVAAVVAADDDDPRYSKGG, encoded by the coding sequence TTGCTGCGCCTGTTCGCCGCCGCGCTCCTCGCGGGCGCGGCGCCCGCGGCGGCGCAGGCGCCGCAGCCCGATGCCGAACTCGCCCGCGCCTGGGCGGCGGGCTATCGCGCCGCCTTTACCTGCTCGTCGCTGTGGAACGGCGCGGGCAAGCCGGTCGAGGCGATCGAGCGCGACGAGCTCACCAACATCTATCCCGAGATCGAGGCCGACGTCCGCGCGCTCAGGGCCGACGTCGACGAGGAGGCGAAGCGCGTCAGCGTGCGCTATCGCGACGGCATGCCGCCGCGCATCGCCGTATGGACCGGGCGCGAAGGCTGCGTCACGCTGCCGATCGGCGCGCGACCTGCGGAGACCGCCGGCGCCGTCGAACGCCGCCCCGACCTCGATGCCCAACCCTGGCCGATGGGCGACAAGGGGGCGCGCTGGCCGGTCAAGGGGCAGACGAAGTTCGAGCAAGCGACGGCGGACATGGCCCGCTTCGGCGGCCGCACCAGTTCGCTGCTGATCGTCAAGAACGGCCGCATCGCGCTCGAACGCTATTGGGGCGGCCACGACATGCACACCGCGCAACGCACCTTTTCGGTCGCCAAGTCGATAGCGGTGACGCTGATCGGGAATGCGGTGCTCAAGGGGCAGATAGACGTCACCAAGCCCGCCATGATCGCCGAATGGCGGACGCCGGGCGACCCGCGCGCCGCGATCACCACCGAGCAACTGATGCGCATGGCGAGCGGCCTCACCAGCGACACCGCCGGAAACCGCACCGACGCCATCTATATGGGCGGCGCATCGGTGCGCCAGTGGACGACGCAATGGCCGCTGCTCAATCCGCCGAACACGCGCTATCGCTACGCCAACAACGACACGTTGCTCGCGACGCTGTCGCTGCGGGCGGCGCTCGAAAAGGCGGGAACGCCGCTCGATCCCGCCGCTTTCTTCGACCGGCTCGGCATGACGCGGACCTTCGCCGAGCATGACAAGGACGGCGACTATATATTGTCGAGCCAGGTGTGGACCAGCGCGCGCGACCTCGCGCGGCTCGGGCTCCTCTACCAGAATGACGGCATGTGGCGGGGCGAGCGCCTGCTTCCCGCCGGCTGGCGCCGTTTCGTCACCACGCCGAGCGGACCGCAGCCCGATGGGCCGTTCGGTTATGGCGCCGGTTTCTGGCTGCTCGCCAAGTCGGAGGGCGTGCCCGCCGACGCCTTCGGCGGTTTCGGCAACCGCGGCCAATATGTCGTCGTCATCCCGTCGCGCGCGCTCGTGATCGTCCGCCAGGGTTATGACGACGCCAAGACCCTGCTCGACATCGCGAAGCTCGTCGCGGCGGTGGTCGCCGCCGACGACGATGACCCGCGTTATTCGAAGGGCGGGTAA
- a CDS encoding GFA family protein, whose translation MTDEAPRASGQCHCGEIRYSMSTAVQHHALCHCGDCRRHSGAPLVGWALVGNDEIEISGTAKIYASSEHGRRHFCGNCGTGLFYTNEAMFPGQIDVQSATLDDPDLIPAQAQIQTAERIGWMEKLNDLPAFERYPPFE comes from the coding sequence ATGACCGACGAAGCCCCCCGCGCCAGCGGCCAATGCCATTGCGGCGAAATCCGCTATTCGATGAGCACCGCGGTGCAGCATCATGCGCTGTGCCATTGCGGCGATTGCCGCCGTCATTCGGGCGCGCCGCTCGTCGGCTGGGCGCTCGTCGGCAACGACGAGATCGAGATTAGCGGCACCGCGAAAATCTATGCCTCGTCCGAACATGGCCGCCGCCATTTCTGCGGCAATTGCGGCACCGGGCTTTTCTACACGAACGAGGCGATGTTTCCTGGGCAGATCGACGTGCAGAGCGCGACGCTCGACGACCCAGACCTGATCCCGGCGCAGGCGCAGATCCAGACCGCCGAGCGCATCGGCTGGATGGAGAAACTGAACGACCTGCCCGCCTTCGAGCGTTACCCGCCCTTCGAATAA